TGGTTGGCGCCTCCAGGGCGGAGGCCACGACGCCGTCGCAGCCGGACTCGCGCGCGAGCCTGGCCAGCCGCACCACGTTTTCCAGGGCGTTGCCGCCCAGGCCAATCTGGCCCAGGGATTCGTCGGTGTGGGAAGTGAGAATCGTCACCGCCAGCAGGTGGGGACGGGTCTTGTTCTCGCGCTCGCTCTCTTCATCCAGGGCGGCGCGGGCGGCCTTCATCATGTCGGGTCCGCCCAGCGCGTGGACGTTGCACATCCACACGCCCATGTGCACGGCGTTTCGGCATGCGGCCGCCACAGTGTTGGGGATGTCGTGGAACTTGAGGTCGAGAAAGATCTCGCAGCCCTGCTTGGCCATCTTGCCGACCCAGTCGGGACCGGCGCGCATGAACAGCTCCGGTCCGACCTTGAAGCGAACTCCGAAGTGATTGAGCTGGTGAAAGAGCTCGCGGGCCTCGGAGGCCAGCGGCGTGTCGAGTGCGACGATGAGTTTCTTGGCTGCGTTGTTCTCGCTCATGAGTGGGTTCCTCGCGGCAATCAGGACATGAGCCCGGACTGGATCTGCCGGATTTTTTTGATGATCTCTTCGGCTTTCGCATTCTCGCAGGAGTTGCGAACGCTGAAGATCAGAAAGTTCAGGAATTCGTTGAGCCCGTCGACCAGCAGTTCATAGTTCATCAGCTCGGCAAGGCCCGCAATGGCCAGGGTCGAACCGCCACTGGTCTGCAGCTTGTCCAGATTCGCCATCAGCTTGTCGGGTTCGAGCTGCCCGGCGGCGTTGGTGCTCGCGCCGACGAAGACCCCTTCGAAGCGCGAGCCCGAGAGATCGTCGAAGAAGGAGGCGAGCGTCTGGTCGACATCGATGCCGGTGGCGTAGCTCTTCATGTCTTGATAGAGCTGGCCGAAGATCTGGTTGTATTCGCTGATGGCGTCGAGCATCCGCTGCTTGGGATCCTGCTTGGCGGACTCGCCGGGCACGCGCACTTCAATGAATTTGGCGCGGGCCAGGTCATACAGGGCGCGCTTGGCCTCGAAGTCGCCGCGCTTGGAACCGCGGATGATCTGGCTGACCGTGCGGCGCCCGTCGCAGAGCGCGAGCACCTTGCCCTCGAAGTCCGAGAGATCGGTCTTGGGCGCAGAGTCGCGGCGAACCGGCACGGCATCGTCCTGGGGGATGACCTCTTCGATCATGGCCATCTCGTCGGAGCGGCGGATGCCCTCCATCAGCAGGCTCTGGCTCGAAAGGGTGATGCCGCTGAGATCTTCGGGGAGCAGGGAGTCGCCCTCGAGGAAGAAGAAACTTCCAAGGCGAAGGCCGAAGACCGAGTAGACAATCTCTTCGACCTGCAGGTGCACGTTCTCCCACAGTACCTTCGGCGTGATGTAGCCGAGCTCCACCAGAATTTTTCCAAAGCGCGTGTCCGGACGCATGTTGCGCTCGGCCTCGCGGAGCTGGTTCTTGTCGATGACGCCGCGGCCGTAGAGGAACGTCCCGAGCCGGTCTTCTTCAATGTTGGAGGTGGCGAAGACAATCTCGCCGCGCTCGAAGTAGACGGAGATTTCGCCGGTGTGGAACGAGAGCCGGAGCATGCCCGACTTCTGCGCCATGGTGAGCATTCCGAACAGGTCCGGCGGCGGGAAGCGGCCCAGATCGCCGGCGAGAATGACGGTCCCGTGGGAGGCGGCTTCGGGAACGGGCGAGCCCGAGCCGATCACCGCAAGGTTCTCGGCCTGGCCGAGCAGCAGAATGGGCTTACCGGACTCGCTGAGCAGCGTGATCGTATCCGCCGGCAGCGTCAGTTGCTGTCCATTGAGCGTGAGCTTGGTGCCTGACATTCCCTCTCTACCCATCCTGTTCCGAAGGAGCGGCACTATAGCACCCCCTGCGGGGGATTCGAGTCGCAGGGCAAATTGTTCCAGATTTCCCGCTCCCGGGCCCGGGGGCGGGCGGCGCGGCAAAACAAAACGCCCGGAGCGCGATGGGGCGCTCCGGGCGTTGGTACTACAAAAAGTGAGGCGGATTTAGACCTGGCGGCCCACGATGTTGGAAACCTGCTCGGCCAGTGCGTCGAGCATCTGGTCCTCAGGCACCTTCTTGGCGACCTTGCCGTCCACGTAAAGCAC
The sequence above is drawn from the Chrysiogenia bacterium genome and encodes:
- the pyrF gene encoding orotidine-5'-phosphate decarboxylase, producing MSENNAAKKLIVALDTPLASEARELFHQLNHFGVRFKVGPELFMRAGPDWVGKMAKQGCEIFLDLKFHDIPNTVAAACRNAVHMGVWMCNVHALGGPDMMKAARAALDEESERENKTRPHLLAVTILTSHTDESLGQIGLGGNALENVVRLARLARESGCDGVVASALEAPTIRKELGEDFLIVTPGIRPSDASLDDQARVSTPAGALGSGASHLVVGRPIRNADSPAVATRMIVKEMSDALGR
- a CDS encoding DUF4388 domain-containing protein, with amino-acid sequence MSGTKLTLNGQQLTLPADTITLLSESGKPILLLGQAENLAVIGSGSPVPEAASHGTVILAGDLGRFPPPDLFGMLTMAQKSGMLRLSFHTGEISVYFERGEIVFATSNIEEDRLGTFLYGRGVIDKNQLREAERNMRPDTRFGKILVELGYITPKVLWENVHLQVEEIVYSVFGLRLGSFFFLEGDSLLPEDLSGITLSSQSLLMEGIRRSDEMAMIEEVIPQDDAVPVRRDSAPKTDLSDFEGKVLALCDGRRTVSQIIRGSKRGDFEAKRALYDLARAKFIEVRVPGESAKQDPKQRMLDAISEYNQIFGQLYQDMKSYATGIDVDQTLASFFDDLSGSRFEGVFVGASTNAAGQLEPDKLMANLDKLQTSGGSTLAIAGLAELMNYELLVDGLNEFLNFLIFSVRNSCENAKAEEIIKKIRQIQSGLMS